A DNA window from Ostrea edulis chromosome 5, xbOstEdul1.1, whole genome shotgun sequence contains the following coding sequences:
- the LOC125651250 gene encoding ubiquinol-cytochrome-c reductase complex assembly factor 2-like — protein sequence MTMYKKFMRLCDIWTKDPSRKKDLGLFIERKVAKAFSKGENSTVDAKECSEMYEALERIANDSAMKKYPLDDNVKLSVSGLDLEGCHALNSTQREEEYREKLSTKVNEMLPSFLRRGYIPKKD from the coding sequence ATGACCATGTACAAGAAATTTATGAGACTTTGTGATATATGGACGAAAGACCCATCAAGGAAAAAGGACCTAGGCTTATTCATCGAAAGAAAAGTAGCCAAGGCGTTCTCAAAAGGGGAAAATTCTACTGTGGATGCAAAGGAGTGTAGTGAAATGTACGAGGCTTTGGAAAGAATAGCAAACGATAGTGCTATGAAAAAATACCCACTGGACGACAACGTTAAATTATCTGTTAGTGGATTGGACTTAGAAGGTTGCCACGCATTAAATTCGACACAGAGAGAGGAAGAATACAGAGAGAAACTCAGCACGAAGGTCAACGAAATGCTACCGTCCTTCCTTAGGAGAGGATATATACCGAAGAAAGATTAA